In a single window of the Camarhynchus parvulus unplaced genomic scaffold, STF_HiC, whole genome shotgun sequence genome:
- the NEDD8 gene encoding NEDD8 isoform X2, giving the protein MLIKVKTLTGKEIEIDIEPTDKVERIKERVEEKEGIPPQQQRLIYSGKQMNDEKTAADYKIQGGSVLHLVLALRGGVARL; this is encoded by the exons ATGCTCATCAAAGTCAAG ACGCTGACGGGGAAAGAGATCGAGATCGACATCGAACCCACCGACAAG GTGGAGCGGATCAAGGAGCgggtggaggagaaggagggaatcCCCCCTCAGCAGCAGCGGCTGATCTACAGCGGCAAGCAGAT GAACGATGAGAAGACGGCGGCCGACTACAAAATCCAGGGGGGCTCCGTCCTCCATCTTGTGCTGGCCCTTCgagggggcgtggccaggcTCTGA